The Balearica regulorum gibbericeps isolate bBalReg1 chromosome 27, bBalReg1.pri, whole genome shotgun sequence genome contains a region encoding:
- the CAMK2B gene encoding calcium/calmodulin-dependent protein kinase type II subunit beta isoform X8 has protein sequence MGVVHRDLKPENLLLASKCKGAAVKLADFGLAIEVQGDQQAWFGFAGTPGYLSPEVLRKEAYGKPVDIWACGVILYILLVGYPPFWDEDQHKLYQQIKAGAYDFPSPEWDTVTPEAKNLINQMLTINPAKRITAHEALKHPWVCQRSTVASMMHRQETVECLKKFNARRKLKGAILTTMLATRNFSVGRQTTAPPTMSAAAAGAPLGLVEQAAKSLLNKKADGVKPQTNSTKGSAGVTSPKGTLPPAALESSDSTNTTIEDEDTKARKQEIIKITEQLIEAVNNGDFEAYAKICDPGLTSFEPEALGNLVEGMDFHRFYFENLLSKNNKPIHTTILNPHVHVIGEDAACIAYIRLTQYIDAQGRPRTSQSEETRVWHRRDGKWQNVHFHGSGAPVAPLQ, from the exons ATGGGGGTCGTCCACAGGGACCTCAag CCGGAGAACCTGCTCCTGGCCAGCAAGTGCAAAGGGGCGGCCGTGAAGCTGGCCGACTTCGGCCTCGCCATCGAGGTGCAAGGGGATCAGCAGGCCTGGTTCG GCTTCGCGGGCACGCCCGGCTACCTCTCCCCCGAAGTCCTGCGCAAAGAGGCCTACGGCAAACCCGTGGACATCTGGGCATGCG GCGTCATCCTGTACATCTTGCTGGTGGGCTACCCGCCGTTTTGGGACGAGGACCAGCACAAACTCTACCAACAGATCAAGGCCGGTGCCTACGAC TTCCCTTCGCCCGAGTGGGACACGGTCACCCCCGAAGCGAAAAACCTCATCAACCAGATGCTGACCATCAACCCCGCCAAGCGCATCACAGCCCACGAAGCCCTCAAGCACCCGTGGGTCTGC CAACGCTCCACCGTGGCCTCCATGATGCACAGGCAGGAGACAGTAGAGTGTCTGAAAAAGTTCAACGCCCGGAGGAAGCTCAAG GGCGCCATCCTCACCACCATGTTGGCCACCAGGAACTTCTCAG TGGGCAgacagaccaccgctcctccGACCATGtcggcggccgccgccggggcccCCCTGGGGCTGGTGGAACAAG cagctAAGAGCTTACTGAACAAGAAGGCGGACGGCGTGAAG ccgcagACCAACAGCACCAAAGGCAGCGCCGGCGTCACCAGCCCCAAGGGGACCCTCCCGCCCGCAGCGCTG gaGTCGTCCGACAGCACCAACACCACCATCGAGGACGAGGACACAAAAG cccgcaAGCAGGAGATCATCAAGATCACGGAGCAGCTCATCGAGGCCGTCAACAACGGAGACTTCGAGGCCTACGC GAAGATCTGTGACCCCGGACTCACGTCCTTCGAGCCCGAggccctgggcaacctggtggAGGGCATGGACTTCCACCGCTTCTACTTCGAGAACT TGCTCTCCAAGAACAACAAGCCGATCCACACGACCATCCTGAACCCCCACGTTCACGTCATCGGGGAGGACGCCGCCTGCATCGCCTACATCCGCCTCACCCAGTACATCGACGCCCAGGGCCGGCCCCGCACCAGCCAGTCGGAGGAGACCCGCGTCTGGCACCGCCGCGACGGCAAGTGGCAGAACGTCCACTTCCACGGCTCGGGGGCCCCCGTCGCCCCGCTCCAGTGA
- the CAMK2B gene encoding calcium/calmodulin-dependent protein kinase type II subunit beta isoform X7, with the protein MGVVHRDLKPENLLLASKCKGAAVKLADFGLAIEVQGDQQAWFGFAGTPGYLSPEVLRKEAYGKPVDIWACGVILYILLVGYPPFWDEDQHKLYQQIKAGAYDFPSPEWDTVTPEAKNLINQMLTINPAKRITAHEALKHPWVCQRSTVASMMHRQETVECLKKFNARRKLKGAILTTMLATRNFSVGRQTTAPPTMSAAAAGAPLGLVEQAAKSLLNKKADGVKPQTNSTKGSAGVTSPKGTLPPAALEPQTTVIHNPADGIKESSDSTNTTIEDEDTKARKQEIIKITEQLIEAVNNGDFEAYAKICDPGLTSFEPEALGNLVEGMDFHRFYFENLLSKNNKPIHTTILNPHVHVIGEDAACIAYIRLTQYIDAQGRPRTSQSEETRVWHRRDGKWQNVHFHGSGAPVAPLQ; encoded by the exons ATGGGGGTCGTCCACAGGGACCTCAag CCGGAGAACCTGCTCCTGGCCAGCAAGTGCAAAGGGGCGGCCGTGAAGCTGGCCGACTTCGGCCTCGCCATCGAGGTGCAAGGGGATCAGCAGGCCTGGTTCG GCTTCGCGGGCACGCCCGGCTACCTCTCCCCCGAAGTCCTGCGCAAAGAGGCCTACGGCAAACCCGTGGACATCTGGGCATGCG GCGTCATCCTGTACATCTTGCTGGTGGGCTACCCGCCGTTTTGGGACGAGGACCAGCACAAACTCTACCAACAGATCAAGGCCGGTGCCTACGAC TTCCCTTCGCCCGAGTGGGACACGGTCACCCCCGAAGCGAAAAACCTCATCAACCAGATGCTGACCATCAACCCCGCCAAGCGCATCACAGCCCACGAAGCCCTCAAGCACCCGTGGGTCTGC CAACGCTCCACCGTGGCCTCCATGATGCACAGGCAGGAGACAGTAGAGTGTCTGAAAAAGTTCAACGCCCGGAGGAAGCTCAAG GGCGCCATCCTCACCACCATGTTGGCCACCAGGAACTTCTCAG TGGGCAgacagaccaccgctcctccGACCATGtcggcggccgccgccggggcccCCCTGGGGCTGGTGGAACAAG cagctAAGAGCTTACTGAACAAGAAGGCGGACGGCGTGAAG ccgcagACCAACAGCACCAAAGGCAGCGCCGGCGTCACCAGCCCCAAGGGGACCCTCCCGCCCGCAGCGCTG GAGCCTCAAACTACCGTAATTCATAACCCCGCGGACGGCATCAAG gaGTCGTCCGACAGCACCAACACCACCATCGAGGACGAGGACACAAAAG cccgcaAGCAGGAGATCATCAAGATCACGGAGCAGCTCATCGAGGCCGTCAACAACGGAGACTTCGAGGCCTACGC GAAGATCTGTGACCCCGGACTCACGTCCTTCGAGCCCGAggccctgggcaacctggtggAGGGCATGGACTTCCACCGCTTCTACTTCGAGAACT TGCTCTCCAAGAACAACAAGCCGATCCACACGACCATCCTGAACCCCCACGTTCACGTCATCGGGGAGGACGCCGCCTGCATCGCCTACATCCGCCTCACCCAGTACATCGACGCCCAGGGCCGGCCCCGCACCAGCCAGTCGGAGGAGACCCGCGTCTGGCACCGCCGCGACGGCAAGTGGCAGAACGTCCACTTCCACGGCTCGGGGGCCCCCGTCGCCCCGCTCCAGTGA